One genomic window of Salvelinus alpinus chromosome 17, SLU_Salpinus.1, whole genome shotgun sequence includes the following:
- the LOC139543121 gene encoding pancreatic progenitor cell differentiation and proliferation factor B-like, translated as MAAINAGGSLVATNDYYRRRIGSTSSSSSCGSSEYSGEVIPHHPGLPKQDSGHWWSSFFFGKQNQPGMTTLTEEAKQKAAAMTVTNGQVTCVAREMVMKRQVSGGSKAGKSEPGSPPSS; from the exons ATGGCAGCGATCAACGCAGGCGGTTCTCTTGTTGCTACCAATGACTACTACCGAA GGCGCATCGGCTCCACCTCCAGCAGCAGCTCCTGTGGCAGTTCAGAGTACAGTGGGGAGGTCATTCCACACCATCCAG GTCTGCCCAAACAAGATTCTGGACATTGGTGGTCCAGCTTCTTCTTTGGGAAGCAGAACCAGCCAggaatgaccactctgacagaggagGCCAAGCAGAA GGCGGCGGCCATGACTGTGACCAACGGCCAGGTGACCTGCGTTGCCAGGGAGATGGTGATGAAGAGGCAGGTCAGCGGCGGCAGCAAAGCCGGGAAGTCCGAGCCGGGGAGTCCACCCTCCTCCTGA